The proteins below are encoded in one region of Vanessa tameamea isolate UH-Manoa-2023 chromosome Z, ilVanTame1 primary haplotype, whole genome shotgun sequence:
- the LOC113404203 gene encoding mediator of RNA polymerase II transcription subunit 23 isoform X3, whose amino-acid sequence MLTTTNFIFTMADSQVANIVNEILRVETVEEAFSCFLVHKQDQENERLSVYQKKLCAVMSTPSADLQESAIRQYLTLTAVLTNRYKMKQLLGLLENLVNTNVLQARMLCDCILTSEKLVYKNSDYWIECFNLIRRIIGGVDYKGVREIMKGCREKAQTLPVRLNSSTMPQMKALYNVIEYIFDRNASLLPAYFIVTEIQKDYPDNNHWPHWQLAKLLTMFVESFKPCAQMVSIIGHSQMLPVVEFSGYADHLINPWRLDPTTLKFSLKGNLPYDDELLKPQIALLRHVLQQPYSRDMMCSMLGLQKQHKQRCIALEDQLVELMILPMERSEQENEDDEMSSTHWCWLHLSSQVIYLILIGFASFPNIVMGLHNKLIGHDLKKGRDHLMWVLLQFISGSIQRNPLSNFLPIIKLHELLYPEKEPLPVPDCTRAHCTHQMAVVCIWMHLLKKAESEHKTMTMPQNLKVQYEFLQHLMTSNNTPTLMGSDYRIALLCNAYSTNQEYYSRPMGIIIETLFGSQKAMPNGNPATPLPTVPLSMCILDSLTLHCKMSLIHSIVTHVAKLAQNKTNIPGSNMMAPALVETYSRLLVYTEIESLGIKGFINQLLPNVFKSHAWGILHNLLDMFSYRIHHIQPHYRVTLLSNIHSLAAYPQANQNQLQLCFESTALRLITSLGSSGVQLQMSRVVSEPKSLVSSESEELNRVLVLTLARGIYMTGAGNDGAAVKELLTTIMTNTPHLWSQHTLQCFPPVLVEFFSQNPAPKENKQLLKKSVEEEYRKWTSMANDNDIISHFSVPGTPLFLCLLWKMIFETNRINPIAFKILERIGARALSAHLRKFCDYLVFEVTNPAGGPHINKCVDAINDIIWKYNIVTIDRLVLCLVLRPNPDGNESQVCLYIIQLLLLKGSELRNRAQDFVKENSPEHWKQNNWYERHSTFHRKYPEKFAPEETSGAYGGPIPVYLSNVCLRFIPVMDIVVHRYLEIPQVSKNLEQLLEHLGYLYKFHDRPVTFLYNTLHYYESKLRDKPLLKRKLVNAVLGSLKDVRSAGWATTETFQTYLAKNEVEATTWAPDLNYYLSLINRMVDTMMGNSHFPNTDWRFNEYPNPSAHCLYVTCVELMSLPVTPNIVGNSLLDVVTKGFVVIPSTKIQLWINAIGIIMAALPDPYWTVIHDRILELITNNDMVEWSYPHTPFQLFNLTTTNDAMLENKYSLTLALAHAVWYHAGAGQIMQVPTFVKDKISPEIRTEMQLIFLCHLVGPYLQRFNSDLSRAVMDITIALYELLAHIDKTQPHLQYIDPICDLLYHIKYMFVGDTMKNEVESVIRKLRPALQMRLRFITHLNVEQINTA is encoded by the exons ATGTT aacaacaaccaattttatttttacaatggcCGATTCACAAGTGGCCAATATTGTGAATGAAATTTTG AGAGTGGAAACTGTAGAGGAGGCTTTCAGCTGTTTCCTGGTACATAAACAGGATCAAGAAAATGAGAGGTTATCTGTATACCAAAAGAAATTGTGTGCCGTCATGAGTACCCCCAGTGCAGATTTACAGGAGTCTGCTATTCGTCAATATTTGACTCTGACTGCAGTTCTCACAAATAGATACAAAATGAAACAGCTTTTGGGGCTTTTagaaaatttagtaaatacaaATGTACTTCAGGCAAG aatgtTGTGTGATTGCATATTAACAAGTGAAaaacttgtatataaaaatagtgatTATTGgattgaatgttttaatttgatcaGAAGAATTATTGGTGGTGTCGACTACAAGGGGGTTCGAGAAATAATGAAG GGATGCCGAGAAAAAGCTCAAACACTGCCTGTCAGATTAAACTCAAGCACTATGCCACAAATGAAAGCTTTGTATAATGTGATTGAGTACATCTTTGATCGCAATGCTTCATTGCTGCCTGCCTACTTTATTGTCACAGAGATTCAAAAAGACTATCCCGACAATAACCATTGGCCGCATTGG CAACTCGCAAAACTTCTCACAATGTTTGTTGAAAGTTTTAAGCCATGTGCTCAAATGGTTTCCATCATTGGTCACTCACAAATGCTACCGGTGGTTGAATTTTCTGGATATGCTGATCATCTCATAAATCCTTGGAGATTAGATCCTACAACTTTAAAGTTCTCTCTCAAGGGGAATCTGCCATATGATGATGAACTATTGAAACCTCAAATTGCACTACTCAGACATGTCTTACAACAGCCTTATTCTAGAGATATGATGTGCTCAATGTTAGGTCTACAGAAACAGCACAAACAGCGTTGTATCGCACTAGAGGATCAATTAGTGGAATTAATGATATTGCCGATGGAGAGAAGTGAACAAGAGAATGAAGATGATGAGATGTCTTCAACTCACTGGTGTTGGTTACATTTATCATCGCAagtcatatatttaatacttataggATTTGCATCTTTTCCTAACATTGTAATGGGActtcataacaaattaattGGTCATGATCTAAAGAAAGGTCGGGATCACCTCATGTGGGtacttttacaatttatatctgGAAGCATACAGAGAAACCCACTATCGAATTTCTTGCCTATCATCAAATTGCACGAGTTACTTTATCCAGAAAAGGAACCTTTGCCCGTTCCTGACTGTACAAGAGCACACTGCACACACCAAATGGCTGTTGTCTGTATATGGATGCATTTGTTGAAAAAAGCCGAGTCTGAACACAAGACTATGACGATGCCTCAGAATCTTAAAGTTCAATATGA ATTTCTACAACATCTTATGACATCAAACAACACACCGACTCTAATGGGCTCGGACTACAGAATAGCTTTACTCTGTAATGCCTATTCAACTAATCAAGAATACTATTCCAGACCAATGGGTATAATTATAGAGACATTATTCGGAAGTCAGAAAGCCATGCCTAATGGCAATCCAGCCACACCTTTACCGACTGTTCCGTTGTCAATGTGTATTTTGGACAGCTTAACTTTGCACTGTAAGATGTCATTAATTCACTCAATAGTAACTCATGTGGCAAAGTTAGCTCAAAACAAGACAAATATACCAGGGAGCAATATGATGGCACCGGCTCTTGTAGAAACTTATAGCAGGCTGCTTGTTTACACAGAGATAGAATCGTTGGGTATTAAAGGGTTTATAA ATCAACTGTTACCAAACGTATTTAAGTCCCACGCTTGGGGTATTCTTCATAATTTGCTCGATATGTTCTCGTATCGAATACACCACATCCAGCCTCACTACAGGGTCACGCTTCTATCAAATATCCACTCGCTAGCTGCTTATCCACAGGCCAATCAAAATCAGCTACAGTTATG TTTTGAAAGCACAGCGTTAAGACTCATAACTAGCTTGGGCAGTTCTGGAGTCCAGCTCCAAATGTCGAGGGTCGTCTCTGAGCCGAAGTCACTCGTGTCCAGTGAGAGTGAAGAGCTCAACCGAGTACTTGTTCTCACTCTAGCGAGAGGAATATATATGACTGGAGCGG gcaACGACGGCGCGGCTGTCAAAGAATTACTGACTACGATCATGACGAACACGCCACACTTGTGGTCCCAGCACACTTTGCAATGCTTCCCGCCGGTACTCGTCGAGTTTTTCTCGCAg AATCCGGCACCCAAAGAGAACAAGCAGCTTCTAAAGAAGTCGGTAGAAGAAGAATACCGCAAGTGGACGTCTATGGCTAACGACAACGACATAATATCTCACTTCTCAGTACCCGGAACTCCGCTGTTTCTGTGTCTCTTGTGGAAGATGATTTTTGAAACCAATCGGATCAATCCTATCGCTTTCAA AATCCTGGAACGTATCGGAGCTCGTGCGTTATCGGCACACCTCCGTAAGTTTTGCGATTACCTAGTATTCGAAGTTACCAATCCCGCCGGAGGACCTCATATAAACAAGTGTGTGGACGCGATCAACGACATCATATGGAAATACAACATAGTGACGATCGACAGACTTGTTTTGTGTCTC GTCCTCCGTCCAAATCCAGATGGCAACGAGAGTCAAGTGTGCCTTTACATCATTCAGCTGTTGCTGTTGAAGGGTTCCGAACTAAGAAACAGGGCGCAGGACTTCGTCAAAGAGAACTCGCCGGAACATTGGAAGCAAAATAATTG gtACGAACGTCATTCCACCTTTCACCGCAAGTACCCAGAGAAGTTTGCTCCAGAAGAAACAAGTGGAGCTTACGGTGGACCGATACCAGTTTACCTCAGTAACGTCTGCCTACGATTCATCCCCGTGATGGACATAGTGGTGCACAGGTACTTGGAGATACCGCAGGTCAGCAAGAACCTTGAACAGCTGCTGGAACATCTGGGATATTTGTACAAGTTTCATG ATCGTCCTGTGACCTTCCTCTACAACACATTACATTATTACGAGTCCAAGTTACGTGACAAACCTCTTCTCAAACGGAAGCTAGTCAATGCTGTGCTGGGTTCGCTGAAAGATGTTAGGTCCGCCGGATGGGCCACCACGGAAACATTCCAGACCTACCTCGCTAAAAACGAGGTTGAAGCTACGACTTGGGCTCCAGATTTGAACTACTATCTAAGCTTGATTAACCGTATGGTTGATA CGATGATGGGTAACTCGCACTTCCCAAACACGGATTGGCGTTTTAACGAATACCCTAACCCGTCCGCGCATTGCCTTTACGTGACCTGCGTGGAGTTGATGTCATTGCCAGTTACACCCAACATCGTTGGGAATAGTCTTCTGGATGTCGTCACGAAGGGCTTTGTCGTTATACCATCAACGAAAATTCAACTCTGGATAAACGCAATAGGGATCATAATGGCAGCGCTACCGGACCCGTACTGGACGGTCATACACGACCGTATTTTGGAATTGATAACAAATAACGATATGGTAGAATGGTCGTATCCGCACACTCCGTTCCAACTGTTCAATTTGACGACTACTAACGATGCAATGCTGGAGAATAAATACAGTTTGACGCTGGCTTTGGCTCACGCTGTTTGGTATCACGCTGGCGCCGGACAGATAATGCAGGTTCCTAC GTTCGTCAAAGATAAAATATCACCCGAGATACGTACAGAGATGCAACTTATTTTCCTTTGTCACCTCGTGGGACCTTACTTGCAAAGATTCAACTCGGACCTGTCCCGAGCCGTGATGGACATCACCATCGCATTGTACGAGTTGCTGGCTCATATCGACAAAACTCAACCACATTTGCAGTATATCGACCCTATCTGCGATTTGCT TTATCACATTAAATACATGTTCGTTGGCGACACAATGAAGAACGAAGTCGAAAGCGTCATACGTAAATTGCGTCCCGCTTTGCAAATGCGTCTTCGTTTCATCACGCATCTCAATGTTGAACAAATAAATACCGCCTAG
- the LOC113404203 gene encoding mediator of RNA polymerase II transcription subunit 23 isoform X1 produces the protein MLTTTNFIFTMADSQVANIVNEILRVETVEEAFSCFLVHKQDQENERLSVYQKKLCAVMSTPSADLQESAIRQYLTLTAVLTNRYKMKQLLGLLENLVNTNVLQARMLCDCILTSEKLVYKNSDYWIECFNLIRRIIGGVDYKGVREIMKGCREKAQTLPVRLNSSTMPQMKALYNVIEYIFDRNASLLPAYFIVTEIQKDYPDNNHWPHWQLAKLLTMFVESFKPCAQMVSIIGHSQMLPVVEFSGYADHLINPWRLDPTTLKFSLKGNLPYDDELLKPQIALLRHVLQQPYSRDMMCSMLGLQKQHKQRCIALEDQLVELMILPMERSEQENEDDEMSSTHWCWLHLSSQVIYLILIGFASFPNIVMGLHNKLIGHDLKKGRDHLMWVLLQFISGSIQRNPLSNFLPIIKLHELLYPEKEPLPVPDCTRAHCTHQMAVVCIWMHLLKKAESEHKTMTMPQNLKVQYEFLQHLMTSNNTPTLMGSDYRIALLCNAYSTNQEYYSRPMGIIIETLFGSQKAMPNGNPATPLPTVPLSMCILDSLTLHCKMSLIHSIVTHVAKLAQNKTNIPGSNMMAPALVETYSRLLVYTEIESLGIKGFINQLLPNVFKSHAWGILHNLLDMFSYRIHHIQPHYRVTLLSNIHSLAAYPQANQNQLQLCFESTALRLITSLGSSGVQLQMSRVVSEPKSLVSSESEELNRVLVLTLARGIYMTGAGNDGAAVKELLTTIMTNTPHLWSQHTLQCFPPVLVEFFSQNPAPKENKQLLKKSVEEEYRKWTSMANDNDIISHFSVPGTPLFLCLLWKMIFETNRINPIAFKILERIGARALSAHLRKFCDYLVFEVTNPAGGPHINKCVDAINDIIWKYNIVTIDRLVLCLVLRPNPDGNESQVCLYIIQLLLLKGSELRNRAQDFVKENSPEHWKQNNWYERHSTFHRKYPEKFAPEETSGAYGGPIPVYLSNVCLRFIPVMDIVVHRYLEIPQVSKNLEQLLEHLGYLYKFHDRPVTFLYNTLHYYESKLRDKPLLKRKLVNAVLGSLKDVRSAGWATTETFQTYLAKNEVEATTWAPDLNYYLSLINRMVDNHHINDFFNEIPAMMGNSHFPNTDWRFNEYPNPSAHCLYVTCVELMSLPVTPNIVGNSLLDVVTKGFVVIPSTKIQLWINAIGIIMAALPDPYWTVIHDRILELITNNDMVEWSYPHTPFQLFNLTTTNDAMLENKYSLTLALAHAVWYHAGAGQIMQVPTFVKDKISPEIRTEMQLIFLCHLVGPYLQRFNSDLSRAVMDITIALYELLAHIDKTQPHLQYIDPICDLLYHIKYMFVGDTMKNEVESVIRKLRPALQMRLRFITHLNVEQINTA, from the exons ATGTT aacaacaaccaattttatttttacaatggcCGATTCACAAGTGGCCAATATTGTGAATGAAATTTTG AGAGTGGAAACTGTAGAGGAGGCTTTCAGCTGTTTCCTGGTACATAAACAGGATCAAGAAAATGAGAGGTTATCTGTATACCAAAAGAAATTGTGTGCCGTCATGAGTACCCCCAGTGCAGATTTACAGGAGTCTGCTATTCGTCAATATTTGACTCTGACTGCAGTTCTCACAAATAGATACAAAATGAAACAGCTTTTGGGGCTTTTagaaaatttagtaaatacaaATGTACTTCAGGCAAG aatgtTGTGTGATTGCATATTAACAAGTGAAaaacttgtatataaaaatagtgatTATTGgattgaatgttttaatttgatcaGAAGAATTATTGGTGGTGTCGACTACAAGGGGGTTCGAGAAATAATGAAG GGATGCCGAGAAAAAGCTCAAACACTGCCTGTCAGATTAAACTCAAGCACTATGCCACAAATGAAAGCTTTGTATAATGTGATTGAGTACATCTTTGATCGCAATGCTTCATTGCTGCCTGCCTACTTTATTGTCACAGAGATTCAAAAAGACTATCCCGACAATAACCATTGGCCGCATTGG CAACTCGCAAAACTTCTCACAATGTTTGTTGAAAGTTTTAAGCCATGTGCTCAAATGGTTTCCATCATTGGTCACTCACAAATGCTACCGGTGGTTGAATTTTCTGGATATGCTGATCATCTCATAAATCCTTGGAGATTAGATCCTACAACTTTAAAGTTCTCTCTCAAGGGGAATCTGCCATATGATGATGAACTATTGAAACCTCAAATTGCACTACTCAGACATGTCTTACAACAGCCTTATTCTAGAGATATGATGTGCTCAATGTTAGGTCTACAGAAACAGCACAAACAGCGTTGTATCGCACTAGAGGATCAATTAGTGGAATTAATGATATTGCCGATGGAGAGAAGTGAACAAGAGAATGAAGATGATGAGATGTCTTCAACTCACTGGTGTTGGTTACATTTATCATCGCAagtcatatatttaatacttataggATTTGCATCTTTTCCTAACATTGTAATGGGActtcataacaaattaattGGTCATGATCTAAAGAAAGGTCGGGATCACCTCATGTGGGtacttttacaatttatatctgGAAGCATACAGAGAAACCCACTATCGAATTTCTTGCCTATCATCAAATTGCACGAGTTACTTTATCCAGAAAAGGAACCTTTGCCCGTTCCTGACTGTACAAGAGCACACTGCACACACCAAATGGCTGTTGTCTGTATATGGATGCATTTGTTGAAAAAAGCCGAGTCTGAACACAAGACTATGACGATGCCTCAGAATCTTAAAGTTCAATATGA ATTTCTACAACATCTTATGACATCAAACAACACACCGACTCTAATGGGCTCGGACTACAGAATAGCTTTACTCTGTAATGCCTATTCAACTAATCAAGAATACTATTCCAGACCAATGGGTATAATTATAGAGACATTATTCGGAAGTCAGAAAGCCATGCCTAATGGCAATCCAGCCACACCTTTACCGACTGTTCCGTTGTCAATGTGTATTTTGGACAGCTTAACTTTGCACTGTAAGATGTCATTAATTCACTCAATAGTAACTCATGTGGCAAAGTTAGCTCAAAACAAGACAAATATACCAGGGAGCAATATGATGGCACCGGCTCTTGTAGAAACTTATAGCAGGCTGCTTGTTTACACAGAGATAGAATCGTTGGGTATTAAAGGGTTTATAA ATCAACTGTTACCAAACGTATTTAAGTCCCACGCTTGGGGTATTCTTCATAATTTGCTCGATATGTTCTCGTATCGAATACACCACATCCAGCCTCACTACAGGGTCACGCTTCTATCAAATATCCACTCGCTAGCTGCTTATCCACAGGCCAATCAAAATCAGCTACAGTTATG TTTTGAAAGCACAGCGTTAAGACTCATAACTAGCTTGGGCAGTTCTGGAGTCCAGCTCCAAATGTCGAGGGTCGTCTCTGAGCCGAAGTCACTCGTGTCCAGTGAGAGTGAAGAGCTCAACCGAGTACTTGTTCTCACTCTAGCGAGAGGAATATATATGACTGGAGCGG gcaACGACGGCGCGGCTGTCAAAGAATTACTGACTACGATCATGACGAACACGCCACACTTGTGGTCCCAGCACACTTTGCAATGCTTCCCGCCGGTACTCGTCGAGTTTTTCTCGCAg AATCCGGCACCCAAAGAGAACAAGCAGCTTCTAAAGAAGTCGGTAGAAGAAGAATACCGCAAGTGGACGTCTATGGCTAACGACAACGACATAATATCTCACTTCTCAGTACCCGGAACTCCGCTGTTTCTGTGTCTCTTGTGGAAGATGATTTTTGAAACCAATCGGATCAATCCTATCGCTTTCAA AATCCTGGAACGTATCGGAGCTCGTGCGTTATCGGCACACCTCCGTAAGTTTTGCGATTACCTAGTATTCGAAGTTACCAATCCCGCCGGAGGACCTCATATAAACAAGTGTGTGGACGCGATCAACGACATCATATGGAAATACAACATAGTGACGATCGACAGACTTGTTTTGTGTCTC GTCCTCCGTCCAAATCCAGATGGCAACGAGAGTCAAGTGTGCCTTTACATCATTCAGCTGTTGCTGTTGAAGGGTTCCGAACTAAGAAACAGGGCGCAGGACTTCGTCAAAGAGAACTCGCCGGAACATTGGAAGCAAAATAATTG gtACGAACGTCATTCCACCTTTCACCGCAAGTACCCAGAGAAGTTTGCTCCAGAAGAAACAAGTGGAGCTTACGGTGGACCGATACCAGTTTACCTCAGTAACGTCTGCCTACGATTCATCCCCGTGATGGACATAGTGGTGCACAGGTACTTGGAGATACCGCAGGTCAGCAAGAACCTTGAACAGCTGCTGGAACATCTGGGATATTTGTACAAGTTTCATG ATCGTCCTGTGACCTTCCTCTACAACACATTACATTATTACGAGTCCAAGTTACGTGACAAACCTCTTCTCAAACGGAAGCTAGTCAATGCTGTGCTGGGTTCGCTGAAAGATGTTAGGTCCGCCGGATGGGCCACCACGGAAACATTCCAGACCTACCTCGCTAAAAACGAGGTTGAAGCTACGACTTGGGCTCCAGATTTGAACTACTATCTAAGCTTGATTAACCGTATGGTTGATA ATCATCACATCAACGATTTCTTTAATGAAATCCCAGCGATGATGGGTAACTCGCACTTCCCAAACACGGATTGGCGTTTTAACGAATACCCTAACCCGTCCGCGCATTGCCTTTACGTGACCTGCGTGGAGTTGATGTCATTGCCAGTTACACCCAACATCGTTGGGAATAGTCTTCTGGATGTCGTCACGAAGGGCTTTGTCGTTATACCATCAACGAAAATTCAACTCTGGATAAACGCAATAGGGATCATAATGGCAGCGCTACCGGACCCGTACTGGACGGTCATACACGACCGTATTTTGGAATTGATAACAAATAACGATATGGTAGAATGGTCGTATCCGCACACTCCGTTCCAACTGTTCAATTTGACGACTACTAACGATGCAATGCTGGAGAATAAATACAGTTTGACGCTGGCTTTGGCTCACGCTGTTTGGTATCACGCTGGCGCCGGACAGATAATGCAGGTTCCTAC GTTCGTCAAAGATAAAATATCACCCGAGATACGTACAGAGATGCAACTTATTTTCCTTTGTCACCTCGTGGGACCTTACTTGCAAAGATTCAACTCGGACCTGTCCCGAGCCGTGATGGACATCACCATCGCATTGTACGAGTTGCTGGCTCATATCGACAAAACTCAACCACATTTGCAGTATATCGACCCTATCTGCGATTTGCT TTATCACATTAAATACATGTTCGTTGGCGACACAATGAAGAACGAAGTCGAAAGCGTCATACGTAAATTGCGTCCCGCTTTGCAAATGCGTCTTCGTTTCATCACGCATCTCAATGTTGAACAAATAAATACCGCCTAG